A window of the Pogona vitticeps strain Pit_001003342236 chromosome 4, PviZW2.1, whole genome shotgun sequence genome harbors these coding sequences:
- the MAGOH gene encoding protein mago nashi homolog encodes MIRCLYSLSPSPIIISMRSDPVRKKCQKHFRTACDVYYTRRIRTRVRPAQCLLGCREGALRAMASDFYLRYYVGHKGKFGHEFLEFEFRPDGKLRYANNSNYKNDVMIRKEAYVHKSVMEELKRIIDDSEITKEDDALWPPPDRVGRQELEIVIGDEHISFTTSKIGSLIDVNQSKDPEGLRVFYYLVQDLKCLVFSLIGLHFKIKPI; translated from the exons ATGATTAGGTGCCTatattctctttccccctcccctatcATTATCTCTATGCGCTCGGACCCTGTGCgaaaaaaatgccaaaaacacTTCCGCACCGCCTGTGACGTATATTACACGCGTCGCATACGTACGCGAGTACGTCCTGCGCAGTGCCTGCTGGGTTGTCGGGAGGGCGCTCTTCGAGCCATGGCGAGCGATTTCTATCTGCGCTATTACGTTGGGCACAAGGGCAAGTTCGGCCACGAGTTTCTCGAGTTTGAATTCCGACCGGACG GTAAACTTAGATATGCAAACAACAGCAATTATAAAAATGATGTCATGATCAGAAAAGAA GCTTACGTACATAAGAGCGTAATGGAAGAGCTAAAGAGGATAATTGATGACAGTGAAATTACAAAAGAAGATGATGCTTTGTGGCCTCCACCTGACAGAGTTGGTCGGCAG GAGCTTGAAATTGTAATTGGTGATGAACACATTTCCTTTACCACATCAAAAATTGGTTCTCTTATTGATGTGAATCAGTCCAA GGATCCTGAAGGTCTAAGAGTGTTTTACTACCTTGTCCAGGACCTCAAGTGTCTAGTCTTTAGTCTCATTGGATTACACTTTAAGATTAAGCCAATTTGA